The following nucleotide sequence is from Acidovorax radicis.
CCGTGATGCCCAGCACGTAGCAGACCACCGAGTTGGCCGCCGAGCCGCGCCCCTGGCACAGGATGCCCTGGCTGCGCGCAAAGCGCACGATGTCGTGCACGGTGAGGAAGTACATCTCGTACTTGCGGTGCGCAATCAAGTCCAGCTCTTTGCGGATCTGCGCGGCGATGGTGGCAGGCACGCCTTGCGGGTAAAAGCCTGCTGCGCCGACCTCGACCAGCCAGGCCAGGGCCTGAGCCGGGGTCATGCCTGCAGGCACGGTCTCCAGCGGGTATTGGTATTTGATTTCGTTCAGGCTGAAGGTGCAGCGTGCGGCCACCGCCAGCGTGGCGGCTAGCAGCTCAGGGGGATAAATGCCTGCCAGCCGCACGCGACGGCGCAGGTGGCGCTCGGCATTGGGCTGCAGCGCAAAACCACACTCGGCCACGCTGCAGCCCCGTTGGACAGCCGTGATCACGTCCTGCAACGGCTTGCGCCCGCGCCCATGCATGTGCACATCGCCGGCAGCCACCAGCGGCAGGCTGAGCGCCGCCCCCACACGCTGCAGCGTGGCCAGCCACAGGCCATCGTCCGGGGCCAGGTGCAGCTCTACCGCCAACCAGATATGGCCATTAAAATATTGATCAAAATGGCCTCTAGCGCTTGATACACAAGCGCTAACAGCTACAAAATCAGAAGCATTAAAACGCTCGCGGCAAGGGGCCAGCAGCAGTTCGCAGCGATCCAGAAGGCGGAAGGGGCTGTCAGGGCCTACGTGGTATTGCCCCTTGGGCGCTTGCGCGCGGGCGGCGGTGATGAACTCGCACAGGTTCCCCCAGCCCTCGGCATCGCGCGCCAGCGCCACGATCCGCAGCCCGCCCCACAAGAATTCGCTGCCCAGGATGAGGTGCAGACCCGATTTTTCGGCGGCCTGATGCGCCCGCACCACGCCCGCCACCGAGCATTCGTCGGTCAGCGCCAGCGCCTGGTAGCCCAGCTCGGCGGCACGATCCACCAGCTCTTGCGGGTGGGATGCGCCGCGCTGAAAACTAAAGTTGGACAGGCAGTGCAGCTCGGCATATCCCGGCAGTGCGCGCGCGGGCATTGTGGTGGTGGGCACTGCTGGCACCGGGCCTACCGGCGTTAATCGAGGAGGTGTCCAGGCCATGGCATTAGCCAAAAATGCCATGCAAAAACCAGCGGTGCGGCTGCACAGGCCCCGCCACCCTGCCCGCCTCCGCGTCACCAGAGCGCAGCGCCAGGCGCTCACGGAACACCCACACCAGCCCGGCCACCTCGTTGTGTGCCACAAAATAATCGCGCAATACCAGGCCTGGGCTGGGGTGTTCTGCATCGGCAGGCGCTGCATCGGCATCCGTCCACCAGCCGGCCTCGAACCGGTGTGGCCCCGCCAGCAGGCGCAGCAGCCCATGGTGGCAAGGCCGGTGGCCCTGCATGGCCAGGCGCCGGGGCGTGCGCAGCAGCCAGGTGGGCCACAGCGATGCGTCTGGCGCATGCGAGCCGCCGGTGGCGCCAGGGATGCCCGATCCGCCATGGCCACCCGGACCAAGGTAGTCCACAAGGCGGGCATTTTTGGCTGTCAGCACCTGCGCTGCGGGCCGCCACTGCTGCATGCATTCAGGCCGGTGGTCGGCCAGCAGCACCGGCGCCTGCACCTGGTCTGCACCCAGTCGGGCCGACAGGCGCTCCAGCAGCTGGTGCAAGGCTTCCCCTTGCGCGGCCGAAACATCACCACCCCCACTTTGGTGATCGACTTGGCGGCCATCTCCATGGGGTGGCAAAAGGCTGGCACTGCGGTGTGGGAGCAAGGCCGACTCCAGCAGACGCAGCGTGATCTGGTTGGCGGGGGCCGCCAGTTGGGTGCGTGCCAGGTTTTCTGACAGCAGACGCCTCAGGTGCGTGATGTCCTGTGTGGCTTGTGCCGTGCGCACCACCAAGGCTTGCGAGGGGGCAATCACCACCCCATCGATGCGGCGCAAGTCATGGCGCCAGGTCAGCGCCAGCGCCAACACGCCCTGCTGGCGCGCCTGCAGCCAGCCCTGCAGCAGGGTAAGGCAACGGTGGGCGCTCCAGAGCAAGGCGTCTGCCGACTCGGCCAGAGCCGGCAGCTCGGCTGTCAGCACAAATTGCTCGGGCAGCTCCAGCCAACGGTGCACCTCGGGGGCATGCCCCAGCGCCTGGTCCAGCACCTGCAAGACCGCCGCACCAAAACGCCGTGCCACGCCT
It contains:
- a CDS encoding Y-family DNA polymerase, producing MHWIALPLPPSAGDNPAAPACIDATGWWALRFTPRVVLVDDEAVLLEVSTTERLWGGRDALLAQVRQAWAQAAEGAFAQQGADAQAADGAHGVHSTHGIWGCGPTALMAHAFLRVHMAMAGAGCALPSQGPQGCPHPQTLPLHTLTVLRPHVASLERMGCRTWGALQALPRAGVARRFGAAVLQVLDQALGHAPEVHRWLELPEQFVLTAELPALAESADALLWSAHRCLTLLQGWLQARQQGVLALALTWRHDLRRIDGVVIAPSQALVVRTAQATQDITHLRRLLSENLARTQLAAPANQITLRLLESALLPHRSASLLPPHGDGRQVDHQSGGGDVSAAQGEALHQLLERLSARLGADQVQAPVLLADHRPECMQQWRPAAQVLTAKNARLVDYLGPGGHGGSGIPGATGGSHAPDASLWPTWLLRTPRRLAMQGHRPCHHGLLRLLAGPHRFEAGWWTDADAAPADAEHPSPGLVLRDYFVAHNEVAGLVWVFRERLALRSGDAEAGRVAGPVQPHRWFLHGIFG